In the genome of Pristis pectinata isolate sPriPec2 chromosome 10, sPriPec2.1.pri, whole genome shotgun sequence, one region contains:
- the ttc32 gene encoding tetratricopeptide repeat protein 32: MAGRPVLAEADAQFQQQNFSTAEECYTEFIHMCTEGRQKHKCCAQDLANAYNNRGQIKYLRVDFHEAMDDYTLAIENKEDFEVPYYNRGLIKYRLGFFDQALEDFKKALALNPDFKDARLSLDQTLIDKKEKESREY; encoded by the exons ATGGCGGGCCGGCCCGTTCTGGCAGAAGCGGACGCGCAGTTCCAGCAACAGAACTTCAGCACGGCCGAGGAATGTTACACTGAGTTCATTCACATGTGTACGGAGGGGCGGCAGAAACA CAAATGTTGTGCTCAGGACTTGGCTAATGCATACAACAACAGAGGCCAAATCAAGTACTTAAGAGTAGACTTTCACGAAGCTATGGATGATTACACATTAGCAATTGAAAACAAGGAAGATTTTGAAGTTCCGTATTATAATCGAGGACTAATAAAATATAGATTAg GATTTTTTGACCAGGCATTGGAAGACTTCAAGAAAGCATTGGCCTTGAATCCAGATTTTAAAGATGCCAGACTGAGCCTTGATCAGACACTAATAgataaaaaagagaaagagagcagagaataTTAG